DNA from Borreliella garinii:
GTCATTTCGTCAAGATCCTTGAGCATAGAATCATGATAAGCTATCTTTTTTTCAACCTCTGCAAAATCATTGCTCTTGTTTTTAATCTTTTGCTGAACTTCATCAATCTTTTTTATTATTTCTATGCTAGATCTTTGATAAGCTTCCATATCAACAGCAAGATCATTAATCTCTTTTGTCTTATCTTCAATAAAATCTTCAAGATTAACCTTCGCAAGATCGATGAACTTTTTAATTTTATCTAACGCCCTAGAACGTTTGTCATATTGCCTATAAATAAACAAAACTATTGAAACCAAAAAAAGGTTAACTAAAATAGTAGCAAAATCTATCATAAAATATTTTACCCATATTCTATATATTTAAACGTATATATTCTCTTAAGTCTTTATAATCATGAAAAATAAAATCAATCATTACTTTGCAATTTATATTCTTTTTTGAAAAAAAAGCTGCTTTCATTGAAACATTTTTAGCGCCCAAAATGTCATATTCATAAGAATTCCCTACATACAAAATATTATTACTACTCAAATTTAAATCCTCAATAATCTTTAAAAAAGGTACTTTATGTGGCTTTAAATATCCAGTATCTTCTGAAGAATAAAGAATATCCCAAAAACTATCCTGAATGCCCAATAAATTTTTGACACGATCTAAAATAGGAAAGTCCGACATTACACCTAATTTTATTCCCTTAAATTTAAGCCAATAGATTAAATCTTGAACTCCAAGATATGGCTTGAGTTTTTTAAACTTATCGCTAAAAATTTGACTGTAATATATTTTATTTAATAAAAAAGCACACCTATTCTCATCAAGATTTAAATGTTGGGAAAGCATTTTAACCTGAAGGGAAAAAAATTCATCCCTATTTGAAGGTGAAAATTGATTTCTTTGTAAAATGCGTATTTTTTTCCTAATCTGTTTAAAAGCTAAAAAAAACTTAACATTGGTTAAAAATTCAAAAAACATTAATTTATTTCTATCCACCTCAGGATACAAGGTGCCATCTAAATCAAATATTACAGCTTTAATCATGATGATTGATTATTTGCCTTTATAGCTATAGGTACTATTGGTAAATTTTCAGGAACCTTAACTCTAACTAAATGAATATAAGAGTTTGGATATCTTTTTTGAAGAGACTTGATTGAAGTCTCAGAATTAACTTCATTAACTGAAACTCTAAAAATCCTATTTTCATCAAGAAATGGAAGAAACAAAACAACATGTTTATGAAGCATCATACTTGATAAATTGTTAACACCTGTGCTAATAGATCCAAAATAAATATATCCAGGCTCATCTAAAGCCAGACTATATAATAAAAACTCTAAATTTTCAATTTTATAGCCACGATTGTCAATATAATTAAAAAACTTAATATTATTGACATCATTTTCCTTAATTTTAGATAATTTTAAGTCCATATTAATATTATTTATCCTATAGGCAATATTACGAATCCAATCAAGACCAAAAAAAGGATCCTTGTTAAATTCCTGACTTTTAGTAAAAACACTCCCTCTAACACCAATATGCCTAATCTTAAGATCATCAATTCTTAAAAGTCGCCCCGTCATTGATTTATAAATCGAATCCGCCACCCATTTAACAAATCCTGAACAATTAAATCCTACAGGATCTTTTTGCAACAACCCAGTTTCTATGTGCACCATTTTGCCATACTCATCCATTGCACCATCAACAACCTCAGCAATGGGAAAAGATGAGAGAGTCTTTCTTAAACTAATTACCATATTAGAAATATTTTTATAAATATCAAAATATTCAGGAATAAAATACCTAAAATCAATAACCTTGGCAATATAATTTATTATATTGCTAATAGAAGTTACTGCAATGTCTTGAATCTTAAAAGGTAATTTAACGTCTTTATAAATTAAAGTATTTATTAAATAAAAATCAGCACTAGAAGAAAATTTTGAAGATTTTATTCTAATAAACGTATCCCCTCTGTTTATAAAAAATATTTTTATCTGCTCAATACCATCTTTGCCCACCTTAATCACATAAGAACCTGGGAAAATATAATCCACATTCTTTTTTTTATTAAAAAAAGAATAGTAAACATACCCAGGATAAACTGCACTTGAAACTTCAATGTAACAATTTTCTGTAATAAAATGCTTTATTGGACTTATTTTTTTTTGCACATCGCTTGAATTAAAATATTTTGAATACTTACTCCTTATATCAAAATCATAAAAAAAGCTCTCAAGCGCAAAAAGATTTAGACTCTTAATTATTAAGAATAAAAATATATATTTCACTTTAAATCTCTTATTTTTTCTCTCAATTCTACTAAAACTGGAATATTTTTATATCCAATTTTACGCAAATTATTTACTAAATAATTATAGTAAGAATTTGGAAAATTCTTTATTTTATTTGCAAAAAGAATAAACTTTACAGGATTAGTACTAACTTGTGTAATATATTTTATTTTATGAGAAATGTTTAAATGATAGTCTTTGATCCACAAATTTAACATTTTATTTAAATCTGAAGTGCTGGTTTTAAGCTCAAGCTGATCTTTTAACTTCAAAGCTTCTTTAAAAAGAGAATCTAGACCTATCTTCTTATGAACAGAAATTCTAAATATAGGAGCAAAATTTAAAACAGGGAAAAAAAATTTCACACGACCCTTTAAAGTTTCAAAATAGCCTTTAGATTCCTCTAAAAGATCCCATTTACTAAACACAATAATAATTCCTTTCCCCTTTTTAGTAACATAATGGGCAATCTTTTTATCCTGAGAGGTCAATTCTTCTTTAACATCAATCAACAAAAAAACAATATCCACCATGTCAATTACTTTCAATGCCCTATTAACAGAATAATATTCAACAACCTCATTTACTCTAGCTCTTCGTCTTATTCCAGCTGTATCAATAATCTCAAAAACTTTTCCATTTCTAGTTAGTTTTGTTTTAATAAAATCTCTAGTAGTGCCGGGCTGGTCTGAAACAATTGAAATTTCATTTCCAGATAAATAATTAATAAGAGTGGATTTACCTGAATTAGGCTTACCTATAATCCCAACCTTAATATTAACTTCATCCTCAATATTGGCTCTTCCAACTTCTGATTTTAAAAAATCTCTAAGCTTAGTAATGCCTCTACAATGAAGTGCACTAAC
Protein-coding regions in this window:
- a CDS encoding HAD family hydrolase, whose product is MIKAVIFDLDGTLYPEVDRNKLMFFEFLTNVKFFLAFKQIRKKIRILQRNQFSPSNRDEFFSLQVKMLSQHLNLDENRCAFLLNKIYYSQIFSDKFKKLKPYLGVQDLIYWLKFKGIKLGVMSDFPILDRVKNLLGIQDSFWDILYSSEDTGYLKPHKVPFLKIIEDLNLSSNNILYVGNSYEYDILGAKNVSMKAAFFSKKNINCKVMIDFIFHDYKDLREYIRLNI
- the der gene encoding ribosome biogenesis GTPase Der, which produces MLSYKKVLIVGRPNVGKSALFNRILDTKRSITESTYGVTRDLVEEVCKVGSFNFKLIDTGGFTILKDEISKIVVQKVLSSLEQVDLILLVLDVNEILLEDYEVIERLRKYTSKVILVLNKVDTKDKEFLAHKFHNLGFKRYFLVSALHCRGITKLRDFLKSEVGRANIEDEVNIKVGIIGKPNSGKSTLINYLSGNEISIVSDQPGTTRDFIKTKLTRNGKVFEIIDTAGIRRRARVNEVVEYYSVNRALKVIDMVDIVFLLIDVKEELTSQDKKIAHYVTKKGKGIIIVFSKWDLLEESKGYFETLKGRVKFFFPVLNFAPIFRISVHKKIGLDSLFKEALKLKDQLELKTSTSDLNKMLNLWIKDYHLNISHKIKYITQVSTNPVKFILFANKIKNFPNSYYNYLVNNLRKIGYKNIPVLVELREKIRDLK